The genomic segment GCAGTCGGCGCGCGCCTCGACTGTGGAGCCACCTGCCGACGACGACGGCCTGCCCCGCCGGATCCGGCGCCGCGGCGCGACGGCGCGTCCCCGCGCGGTTGTCACCGACACTCCGGCCCACCGCACCCCGGAGGAGGCCCGCCGGGCCATGTCGGCGTTGCAGGCCGGCACCGCCCGCGGACGCCGGGACGGCGCCCGCACCGCCGGGACCGACCCGGCCACCCCCACGACCGAAACGCGCGACACCGGTACGCCGTCCACGACCGCGGGGCCGGGCGTTCAGCCCGCCCCGCCGGCGCCGGACCCACGAACCGCGACTGAGAGGGACGCCTAGTGGTGCACACGACGCGGCAGAACGCCGATCTCGACTGGCTGCTCGACGACCTGGTGGAGCGCGTTCCCGCCGCCCGCCAGGCGGTGGTGCTCTCGGCGGACGGGCTCCTGCTCGGGGCCTCCACCGACCAGGACCGCACCGACGCGGAACACCTGTGCGCGCTGGCCTCCGGCTTCTCCGGCCTGGCCAAGGGCGCCACCCGGCACCTGGGCGGCGGCGCGGTCCGTCAGACCGTGGTGGAGATGGAGTCGGCCTACCTGTTCGTGACCGCCGCCGGGCAGGGCGCCTGCCTGGCGGTGGCGAGCGACGCCGACGCCGACATCGGCCTGGTCGCGTACGAGATGGCGATGCTCGTCATCCGGGTCGGGGAGAACCTGGCCGCGCCGAGCCGGGTGGCGGGGGAGCGGACCGATGCGCGCTGAGTCGCCGGGGCCGCAGCACGAGTGGCTGGACGCCGACGCCGGACCGGTGGTGCGCCCCTACACGCTCACCGGCGGCCGGGTACGCCCACCCGTCGACGGCTTCGACCTGCTGGCGTTCGTGCTCGCCACCAGTGGCGCGGACCCGGCCGGTACGCCCGGCCTCCAGCCGGAGCACCGCCGCCTGATCGAGCTGGCCCGGCGGCCGAAGGCCGTGGCCGACCTCGCCGCCGACCTGGACCTGGCCGTGGGCGTGGTCCGGGTGCTGCTCGGCGACCTTCTCGCCCATGGACTCGTCGCGGTGCACCGCCCACCGGCCACCGCGTACCTGCCCGACGACAACATCCTCAAGGCGGTGGTCAGTGGACTCCGTGCGCTATGACCGGGAGCCGGAGGCGGCACGAGTGCCGCTGGCGCTGAAGATCCTCATCGCCGGTGGCTTCGGCGCCGGAAAGACGACGCTGGTCAGCGCGTTGAGTGAGGTTCGGCCGTTGCAGACCGAGGAGGTCCTCACCGGGGCCGGGCTCGGTACCGACGACGTCTCCGGGGTCGAGCAGAAGTCGACCACGACCGTGGCGATGGACTTCGGCCGGATCACCATCAACGACGACCTCCAGGTCTATCTGTTCGGCACCCCGGGCCAGGACCGGTTCTGGTTCCTCTGGGACGAGCTGGCGTTCGGCGCGCTCGGCGCGGTGGTGCTCGCCGACACCCGGCGGCTCGCCGACTGCTTCCCCTCGATCGACTACTTCGAGCAGCGGGGCATTCCGTTCGTGGTGGGCGTCAACTGCTTCGAGGGTTCCCGCCGGTTCGGCCTGGAGGCGGTCCGCGACGCCCTCGACCTGGACCCGGACGTGCCGCTGGTGCTCTGCGACGCCCGGGACCGGCAGTCCGGCAAGCTGGTGCTGATCTCGCTCGTCGAGCACGTGGCGCGGCAGCGCGGCGAGCCGGTGCCGGTGGGCTGAGCACCCGCACCCGATCCGTCGGGCGCGGTGGGACTGACCGGGCGCGCCACCGGGAAGCCTCTGGTTGGATCGCAGGCAGGACCGACGAGAGGTGGGAGCGGTGACCGGGCAGGACGAGATCGTCCACATCGGTGGCTACACGGCGGAGACGGGCGGGCGGGCCGAGGGCGTCGTGGCGGCCCGGCGGGACCGGGCGACCGGGGAACTGACCCCGCTGGGCGTCGTGGCGGTCACCCCGTCGCCGTCGTTCCTGGTGCGGCATCCGGCGCTGCCGGTGCTGTACGGGTGCAACGAGTTGCCCGACGGGCAGGTGAGCGCGTTCCGGGTGGCACCGGACGGCGACCTCACGCCGCTGGGCGTCCGCGAGACCGGCGGCGCGGAGCCGTGCCACCTGGCGGTCACACCGGACGGGCGGCACCTGTTCGTGGCGAACTACGGCGGCGGCAGCGTGGCGGTGTTCGGCCTGGACGCCGACGGCGTGCCGGGGGAGCGCACCGACCTGGTGCGGCACACCGGCCACGGCGCCGACCCGCAGCGGCAGGAGCACGCGCACTGCCACATGGTCTCGCCCGACCCGGCCGGCGGCGGGCTGCTCGCTGTCGACCTGGGCACCGACTCCGTCTACCGGTACGCGGTCGACGCCGGCCGGTTGACCGAGCGGGAGCCCCGGGTACGGACGGCGCCCGGGACCGGGCCCCGGCACCTGGCCCGGCACCCGGACGGGCGGCGCTGCTGGCTCGTCGGCGAGCTGGACGCCACGGTCACCGCGTACGAGCTGACGCCGGACGGGCCGCGGCAGCGGACGCGTGTCGACGCCAGCGGCCGGACCGGGCACGTCCAGCCCTCCGAGGTGGCGGTCGGGCCCGGGGGACGTTTCCTCTATGTGGGCAACCGCGGTGTGGGCACGGTCGCGGTCTTCGCGCTCGACGGTCCCGCGCCGGAGCTGGTGGCCGAGGTCGACACCGGCGGCGAGTGGCCCCGGCACTTCGCCTTCGCCGGTGCGCACCTGTACGTGGCGGACGAGCGGGCCGACATGATCAGGATCTTCCGGGTGGATCCGGACGGCGGGGTGCCCGAGCCGGTGGGGGAGCCGGTGCCGGTGGCCAGTCCGACGTGCGTCCTACCGTGACGGAACGGTCACCAATTGCCAGTCCGAAGTGGACTGAAGTCACCTTAAATGACTGACCAGTAACTTAACGTATGGGTTAGGTGATCAACTGTTTCTGCTGCGTAACTTTCGTCCGAACGGTTGTGGTGGTAACCCCACGAGGTACGCAAGATGGTCACCGTGTCTGGCCGCCATCGCATGCGTTCTCACCTCCGCGGAGCAGGTGCCGCCGCCGTGGCGGCCGCCCTGGTCGCCGTCGTAGCCGGCTCCTGGTTCGGCTACCAGCAGCTGGCCGGCCCGAACTGTTCGGGCCGCATCGAGCTGTCGGTGGCGACCGCCCCGGAGATCGCCCCCGCGGTGCGCGCCGCCGCCGACCAGTGGGTCTCCGACGGCGCGGCGGTGGGCGGAACGTGCATCGCGGTGAACGTCTCCTCGTCCGAGTCGGTCGAGGTGGCTGCCGCGGTGGCGAGCAAGCACGGTGCCACGCTCGCCGGCGTCGGGCAGGCCAGCGGCACCGCCGTCACCCCCGACGTCTGGGTGCCGGACTCCTCGACCTGGCTGGTCCGGCTCAAGAGCGGCGGGGCCAGCGCGTTCGCGCCGACGAACGGTGCCTCGATCGCGCGCAGCCCGGTCGTGGTGGCGCTGCCCGAGCCGGTGGCCTCGCGCATCGGGTGGCCGGACAAGAAGCTGCGCTGGTCCGACCTGCTGACCCAGGTCACCGCCAGCAAGCCGCTGCGGGCCGGGATCGTCGAGCCGACCCAGGACGCGGCCGGCCTGTCCGGCCTGCTGTCGCTGACCGCCGCGGCCAGTTCCACCGGCGAGTCCGGCTCGCCGAAGGCGCAGGAGGCGATGGTCGGTGCGCTGCGTGCGCTGGCGACCAACCGTTCCTCGCTGCGGCAGGACCTTCTCGCGCGGTTCCCGCGCTCGTCGGACCCGACGGCGATCGCCAACGGGCTGGGGGCGGCGGCGCTGTCCGAGGAGGACGTGATCGCCTACAACAGCACCAAGCCGCCGATCCGGCTCGCCGCGCTCTACCTCGAGCCGGCGCCGATCCCGCTGGACTACCCGTTCGCGGTGCTGCCCGGCATCGAGCCGTCCAAGGCGTCCGCCGCCCGGGTGCTCTTCGAGGTGCTGCGTACGCCGGCCTTCAAGGACCGGCTCGCCTCGCAGGCGCTGCGCGCGCCGGACGGCAACTGGGGGCAGGGCTTCCAGGCCCCGACCGGCGCGCCGAGCCCGGCCAACGGCGGCGCGAGCCAGGTGCCGCCGTCGGGTCAGGGCGGCGCGGCCGACCTCGACCCCGGCGCCATCTCGACCGCGACCACCACCTGGTCGGTGGCCACGCAGTCGGGCCGGATGCTCTGCGTCATCGACGTCTCCGGCTCGATGAAGAAGCCGGTCGCGACCGCCAACGGCGCCAGCCGGGAGCAGGTCACCGTCGCCGCCGCGAGCCAGGGCCTCGGGCTGTTCGACGACTCCTGGTCGATCGGCCTCTGGACCTTCTCCACCAACCTCCAGGGCTCGCAGGACTGGAGCGAGCTGGTCGGAATAAAGCCTCTGTCCAGCAACCGGGGCGCACTCCAGCGCGGCCTGGCCTCGATCAAGCCCTCCAGCGGCGACACCGGCCTGTACGACACCATGCTCGCGGCGTACAAGAAGGTGCAGCAGGACTGGGAGCCGGGCAAGGTCAACTCGATCGTGCTGTTCACCGACGGCAAGAACGAGGACGCCAACGGCATCTCGCAGAAGGAACTGCTGGACCAGCTGAAGAAGCTGAAGGACGACGAGCAGCCGGTCCAGGTCGTCATCATCGGCATCGGCACCGAGGTGAACCGGGCCGAGCTGGAGTCGATCACCAAGGTCACCGGCGGCGGCGCGTTCGTCACCACCGACCCCAGCAAGATCGGCGAAATCTTCCTCCGGGCGATCGCGCTCCGGCCGCCCGCCCCCCGCTGACCTGAAGCTCAGCGCTAGTCTTCCGCCGTACCGGAAATCCGGTACGGCGGAAGGCTTCCCGGGTCAAGACGCGGGATGAGAACTGACGGTAATGCGTCCGAATCAATCGGTAACCATAATTGTCCAGGCATGATGACCGGGTGCCTCGACCGCGGGCTCCACACCGGAGCCGGGCGGGGACGAGGCGGTCCTGAGCGAAGTGGGGAGGGCCGGTGACCTCGGCGACGCTGTTGACTCCTGCCACGTCGTCGCGACCCGGTGGTGAACGCCCGGGCAAGACGACGCGAGCCGCGGAGCGGGCCTACATCCGGGTCCTGGTGGTGCTGGACACCGCCGTGCTCGCGGTGGCCATCCTGGTCGGTTACCTGGCCCGGTTCGGAGACGAGGAGCCGACCGGTTCCGAGATCCCGTACGTGGTGGTCGCCCCGGCGCTGCTGCTGGTCTGGCTCGTCTCGCTCAAGGCGATGCGGTGCTACGACGACCAGGTGCTCGGCTACGGCGCCGACGAGTACCGGCGGGTCAGCGCGGCGAGCATGCGACTCGCCGGCGGCATCGCCATCGCCGGGTACATCGCCGACGTCGGCGTCTCCCGGGGCTTCCTGGCGATCTCCTTCGCCGTCGGCACGATCGGGCTGGAGGTGGCGCGGTTCGCGGCCCGCAAGCGGCTGCACCGGGCCCGCGACCGGGGCGCCGGCTGGTCCCGCAAGGTGCTCGTGGTGGGTGACACCGCGCATGTGCTGGAGCTGGTGCACACGCTGCGCCGGGAGCCGTACGCCGGCTATCAGGTGGTCGGCGCGTGCATCCCGGACGCGCTGCTCGCCCCGGTGCCGCAGCGGCTGGGCGACGTGCCGGTGGTGGGCAGCTTCCGGGGCATCCCGGAGGCCGCCACCGCGATCGGCGCCGACACGGTGGCGGTCACCGCCTCGGGCGAGCTGACCGCGACCCGGCTGCGCCGCCTCGGTTGGCAGCTGGAGGGCACCGGCGTCGACCTGGTGGTGGCACCGGCGCTCACCGACGTGGCCGGTCCCCGCATCCACACCCGTCCGGTCGCCGGGCTGCCGTTGATCCACGTCGAGGCGCCCGAGTTCCGGGGTGCCCGCAAGCTGGTGAAGGGCTTCGTCGACCGGTCGATCTCGTCGATCGCCCTGCTCGTGCTGGCGCCGCTGCTGATCGTGATCGCGCTCGCCATCAAGATCGACAGCCGTGGCCCGGTGCTGTTCCGGCAGACCCGGGTCGGTCAGGGCGGCGAGGAGTTCGGCGTCTTCAAGTTCCGCACGATGGTCGTCAACGCCGACGCCCTGCTCGCCGAGCTGGCCGCGCGCAACGAGACCGACGGCCTGATGTTCAAGATGCGCGACGACCCGCGCGTCACCCGGGTCGGCCGACTGCTGCGCAAGTGGTCGCTGGACGAGCTGCCCCAGCTCGTCAACGTGCTGCTCGGCCAGATGAGCCTGGTCGGCCCGCGCCCGCCGCTGCCGTCCGAGGTGGCCCGCTACGACGGCGACGTGGCCCGCCGCCTGCTGGTCAAGCCCGGCATGACCGGCCTCTGGCAGGTCAGCGGCCGGTCCGACCTCAGCTGGGAGGACGGCATCCGGCTCGACCTGTACTACGTGGAGAACTGGTCGCTGGCCGCCGACCTGACCATCCTCTGGAAGACGTTCGGCGCGGTGATCAACAGCCGCGGCGCGTACTGAGGGGCCGGGTCAGGGCTGCGGCCCCAGCCAGTCCAGGCACACCACCACCGCGTCGTCCACCAGGTCACCGGCGACGAACGCCCGCAGGTCGCCGATCAGCGACCGGACCGCGTCCAGCGGTTCCATCGGTCCGGTCCGGCGCAGGAACCGGTCCAGCGCCACCTCGCCGTACCGCACCTGCTCGGTGGTGGCCTCGATCACGCCGTCGCTGACCACGAACAGGCGGTCCTCGCGTTCCAGCCGGAACCGCTGCGGGCGGTAGTCGCTGCTCTCGAACATGCCGAGCGGGAACTGCTTGTCCAGCTCCTGCTCGGTCACCTGGCCGGCCCGCAGCCGCAGCAGCCGGGGCGAACCGGCGTCCACCACCGTCATCTCGCCGGAGGCCAGGTCCAGTTCGATCAGGAGCACGGAGACGTGCTGCTCGCCCCGGTACTGGGCGTAGATCGCCTGGTCGGCCAGGGCGGCCTGGTCGGCCAGGTCGAGCCCGGCCCGGCGCGCGTTGCGCAGCGCGTGCGTGGCCAGCGAGGCGAGCAGCGCCGCGGCCACCCCCTCGCCGTAGCCGTTCAGCACCGCCAGCCAGAGCCGGTGACCGTCGTCGGACCAGTCGAAGCTGTCCCCGCGCACCGCGTACGCCGGTTCCAGCTGCCCGGCCAGGCTGAACGACGGCCGGATCCGGCTGCGCCCCGGCAGCAGCTCCCACTGCATCTCGGCGGCCAGCGTGAGACGCCGGCTGCGCCGGGCGGTCCGGTAGATGTCGGTGGTCGCCATGACCGCGCTCAGCTCGTGCCCGAGCACCGTGGCGATGGTGGCCAGCTCCCGGCAGGCGTTCGGGTCGGCGGGGACCGGGGCGACCTGGAGCACGCCCCGGCGTTCGCCGCGCATGCCCACCGGGAACCAGCCGACGCCGTCGGCGATCACCGGCTCCTGGTGGTCGAAGGCGCGCCAGGCCGGGTGGCCGGGGCCGGTGACCGACGGGCCGTCACCCAGCGGCAGCAGCTCGGCGAGCCGGTAGTCGACCTGGTAGAGCTCGGTGCGGGTGACGCCGTACGTGCGTGCCAGCTCGGCGGCGAGCCGGTCCACGATGAGATCCGTCGGCGCCTCGGTCAGGACGCGGCGAGCGCGT from the Micromonospora sp. WMMA1947 genome contains:
- a CDS encoding roadblock/LC7 domain-containing protein; translated protein: MVHTTRQNADLDWLLDDLVERVPAARQAVVLSADGLLLGASTDQDRTDAEHLCALASGFSGLAKGATRHLGGGAVRQTVVEMESAYLFVTAAGQGACLAVASDADADIGLVAYEMAMLVIRVGENLAAPSRVAGERTDAR
- a CDS encoding DUF742 domain-containing protein; translation: MRAESPGPQHEWLDADAGPVVRPYTLTGGRVRPPVDGFDLLAFVLATSGADPAGTPGLQPEHRRLIELARRPKAVADLAADLDLAVGVVRVLLGDLLAHGLVAVHRPPATAYLPDDNILKAVVSGLRAL
- a CDS encoding ATP/GTP-binding protein; amino-acid sequence: MDSVRYDREPEAARVPLALKILIAGGFGAGKTTLVSALSEVRPLQTEEVLTGAGLGTDDVSGVEQKSTTTVAMDFGRITINDDLQVYLFGTPGQDRFWFLWDELAFGALGAVVLADTRRLADCFPSIDYFEQRGIPFVVGVNCFEGSRRFGLEAVRDALDLDPDVPLVLCDARDRQSGKLVLISLVEHVARQRGEPVPVG
- a CDS encoding lactonase family protein, encoding MTGQDEIVHIGGYTAETGGRAEGVVAARRDRATGELTPLGVVAVTPSPSFLVRHPALPVLYGCNELPDGQVSAFRVAPDGDLTPLGVRETGGAEPCHLAVTPDGRHLFVANYGGGSVAVFGLDADGVPGERTDLVRHTGHGADPQRQEHAHCHMVSPDPAGGGLLAVDLGTDSVYRYAVDAGRLTEREPRVRTAPGTGPRHLARHPDGRRCWLVGELDATVTAYELTPDGPRQRTRVDASGRTGHVQPSEVAVGPGGRFLYVGNRGVGTVAVFALDGPAPELVAEVDTGGEWPRHFAFAGAHLYVADERADMIRIFRVDPDGGVPEPVGEPVPVASPTCVLP
- a CDS encoding substrate-binding domain-containing protein, with the protein product MRSHLRGAGAAAVAAALVAVVAGSWFGYQQLAGPNCSGRIELSVATAPEIAPAVRAAADQWVSDGAAVGGTCIAVNVSSSESVEVAAAVASKHGATLAGVGQASGTAVTPDVWVPDSSTWLVRLKSGGASAFAPTNGASIARSPVVVALPEPVASRIGWPDKKLRWSDLLTQVTASKPLRAGIVEPTQDAAGLSGLLSLTAAASSTGESGSPKAQEAMVGALRALATNRSSLRQDLLARFPRSSDPTAIANGLGAAALSEEDVIAYNSTKPPIRLAALYLEPAPIPLDYPFAVLPGIEPSKASAARVLFEVLRTPAFKDRLASQALRAPDGNWGQGFQAPTGAPSPANGGASQVPPSGQGGAADLDPGAISTATTTWSVATQSGRMLCVIDVSGSMKKPVATANGASREQVTVAAASQGLGLFDDSWSIGLWTFSTNLQGSQDWSELVGIKPLSSNRGALQRGLASIKPSSGDTGLYDTMLAAYKKVQQDWEPGKVNSIVLFTDGKNEDANGISQKELLDQLKKLKDDEQPVQVVIIGIGTEVNRAELESITKVTGGGAFVTTDPSKIGEIFLRAIALRPPAPR
- a CDS encoding sugar transferase produces the protein MTSATLLTPATSSRPGGERPGKTTRAAERAYIRVLVVLDTAVLAVAILVGYLARFGDEEPTGSEIPYVVVAPALLLVWLVSLKAMRCYDDQVLGYGADEYRRVSAASMRLAGGIAIAGYIADVGVSRGFLAISFAVGTIGLEVARFAARKRLHRARDRGAGWSRKVLVVGDTAHVLELVHTLRREPYAGYQVVGACIPDALLAPVPQRLGDVPVVGSFRGIPEAATAIGADTVAVTASGELTATRLRRLGWQLEGTGVDLVVAPALTDVAGPRIHTRPVAGLPLIHVEAPEFRGARKLVKGFVDRSISSIALLVLAPLLIVIALAIKIDSRGPVLFRQTRVGQGGEEFGVFKFRTMVVNADALLAELAARNETDGLMFKMRDDPRVTRVGRLLRKWSLDELPQLVNVLLGQMSLVGPRPPLPSEVARYDGDVARRLLVKPGMTGLWQVSGRSDLSWEDGIRLDLYYVENWSLAADLTILWKTFGAVINSRGAY
- a CDS encoding PP2C family protein-serine/threonine phosphatase encodes the protein MSGAEGRARRVLTEAPTDLIVDRLAAELARTYGVTRTELYQVDYRLAELLPLGDGPSVTGPGHPAWRAFDHQEPVIADGVGWFPVGMRGERRGVLQVAPVPADPNACRELATIATVLGHELSAVMATTDIYRTARRSRRLTLAAEMQWELLPGRSRIRPSFSLAGQLEPAYAVRGDSFDWSDDGHRLWLAVLNGYGEGVAAALLASLATHALRNARRAGLDLADQAALADQAIYAQYRGEQHVSVLLIELDLASGEMTVVDAGSPRLLRLRAGQVTEQELDKQFPLGMFESSDYRPQRFRLEREDRLFVVSDGVIEATTEQVRYGEVALDRFLRRTGPMEPLDAVRSLIGDLRAFVAGDLVDDAVVVCLDWLGPQP